Proteins encoded by one window of Cyanobium sp. NS01:
- the psaM gene encoding photosystem I reaction center subunit XII codes for MVSALNQAEILIALVVAAHAGVLAVRLCFSLYKA; via the coding sequence ATGGTCTCCGCTCTCAATCAAGCCGAGATTCTGATCGCCCTGGTGGTGGCGGCCCACGCCGGAGTTCTGGCCGTGCGGCTCTGCTTCAGCCTCTACAAGGCCTGA
- a CDS encoding CRR6 family NdhI maturation factor gives MPPPPPVAPPQPGPVQVDPEAIRTLDLSPLSAWIALPPEQLVRLGGTLSLSLEWPRQADDPRELSEIPEVRLWCLRADAALPWLPLLIDRSSGQLTRHVAMLLPHGFSRTEGLRFAPEALELWLPHRLFLLDTWARGHGLNCRHGLGQMAAVLGLEVDPAFWQPLPLAPASSLPQP, from the coding sequence ATGCCCCCCCCTCCCCCGGTTGCTCCTCCCCAGCCCGGCCCTGTCCAGGTGGATCCCGAGGCGATCAGGACCCTGGACCTGAGCCCCCTGAGCGCCTGGATCGCCCTGCCGCCGGAGCAGCTGGTTCGGCTGGGCGGCACCCTCAGCCTCAGCCTGGAGTGGCCCCGCCAGGCTGACGACCCCCGCGAACTCTCCGAGATCCCCGAGGTGAGGCTGTGGTGCCTGCGGGCCGATGCGGCTCTGCCCTGGCTGCCGCTGTTGATCGATCGCAGCAGCGGCCAGCTCACCCGCCATGTGGCCATGCTCCTGCCCCATGGCTTCAGCCGAACGGAGGGGCTGCGCTTTGCTCCTGAGGCCCTGGAGCTCTGGCTGCCCCATCGGCTGTTCCTGCTCGACACCTGGGCCCGGGGCCACGGCCTCAACTGCCGCCACGGCCTGGGGCAGATGGCGGCGGTGCTGGGTCTGGAGGTGGACCCCGCCTTCTGGCAGCCCCTGCCTCTGGCCCCTGCGTCGAGCCTCCCCCAGCCCTAG
- a CDS encoding sulfite exporter TauE/SafE family protein: MIPQASELLPFLPLGLLAGVLSGLLGVGGGLVFSPLLLLLGLEPHQALATSTLAIVPTTLGGTWTHLRSRTLPLRSGAAIALGASLGAAFCSRLGMGLQGSLLLALQATLYVGLALLIRPRAVQAAAAAPRQATLAALGSVGAVAGLASGLLGVGGGLLMVPLLGQGLGVPLHLAIRYSTLAVLASAATASATFVADGRGLWTIGLALGGPAALAAQWSAARMERLPEHLLVVLLRGLTLLLAADSSRRALALWG; this comes from the coding sequence TTGATCCCTCAAGCAAGCGAGCTGCTGCCCTTCCTGCCGCTGGGCCTGCTCGCTGGAGTGCTCTCGGGCCTGCTGGGCGTGGGCGGGGGGCTGGTGTTCTCACCGCTGCTGCTGTTGCTGGGGCTGGAGCCCCACCAGGCCCTGGCCACCAGCACCCTGGCGATTGTGCCCACCACCCTGGGCGGCACCTGGACGCACCTGCGCAGCCGCACCCTGCCCCTGCGCAGCGGGGCGGCCATCGCCCTGGGTGCCAGCCTCGGCGCCGCCTTCTGCAGCCGCCTGGGCATGGGCCTGCAGGGCTCTCTGTTGCTTGCCCTGCAGGCCACCCTCTACGTGGGGCTGGCCCTGCTGATCAGGCCCCGCGCGGTCCAGGCCGCAGCGGCGGCCCCGCGGCAGGCGACCCTCGCAGCCCTGGGGAGCGTGGGGGCCGTGGCCGGCCTGGCCAGCGGCCTGCTGGGCGTGGGCGGGGGGCTGTTGATGGTGCCCCTGCTCGGCCAGGGGCTGGGGGTGCCCCTCCACCTCGCCATCCGCTACAGCACCCTGGCCGTGCTGGCCTCAGCGGCCACAGCGAGCGCCACCTTCGTGGCCGATGGACGGGGCCTCTGGACGATCGGCCTGGCCCTGGGAGGCCCAGCCGCGCTGGCGGCGCAGTGGTCGGCAGCCCGGATGGAGCGCTTGCCCGAGCACCTGCTCGTGGTGCTGTTGCGGGGCCTGACGCTGCTGCTGGCCGCCGACAGCAGCCGTCGGGCCCTGGCCCTCTGGGGCTAG